A stretch of the Paenibacillus dendritiformis genome encodes the following:
- a CDS encoding cyclase family protein yields the protein MANELINALQRLKEKEWVDLTHTFGPDSPHFSAFADARFTTLFNHDDGFFAQSFTFPGQYGTHLDAPIHFVRNTRYLDELDLKELVLPLVVIDKSKEAEANHDYTISVEDILQFEAEHGTIEAGSFVALRTDWSKRWPDKDAFNNKDADGNNHAPGWSLAALQFLFQERKIKAIGHETFDTDASVDYQKNGALLAEYYVLEQDAYQVELMKNLDKVPATGAIIFNIVPKPEKASGFPVRSFAILP from the coding sequence ATGGCAAACGAATTAATCAACGCGTTGCAGCGATTAAAGGAAAAGGAATGGGTCGATCTGACGCATACGTTCGGTCCGGACTCGCCTCATTTTTCCGCCTTTGCCGACGCCCGGTTCACGACCTTATTCAACCATGATGACGGATTTTTTGCCCAGAGCTTTACCTTCCCCGGACAGTACGGAACGCATTTGGATGCTCCCATTCATTTTGTGCGGAATACTCGTTATTTGGATGAGCTGGATTTGAAGGAATTGGTCCTGCCTCTGGTCGTGATCGACAAGTCCAAAGAAGCCGAAGCGAACCATGACTATACGATCAGCGTAGAAGACATTTTGCAATTTGAAGCGGAGCACGGCACCATCGAGGCAGGCTCCTTCGTCGCGCTGCGAACCGATTGGAGCAAGCGCTGGCCGGATAAAGACGCCTTCAATAACAAAGATGCGGACGGCAACAACCATGCACCGGGCTGGTCGCTGGCCGCGCTTCAATTTTTATTCCAGGAAAGAAAAATCAAAGCAATCGGCCATGAAACATTCGATACGGACGCGAGCGTGGACTATCAAAAGAATGGCGCCCTGTTAGCAGAGTATTACGTGCTCGAACAAGACGCCTACCAAGTCGAGCTCATGAAGAATCTGGATAAAGTGCCGGCCACAGGCGCCATCATCTTTAACATTGTGCCCAAGCCGGAGAAAGCATCCGGATTTCCGGTGCGATCCTTCGCCATCTTGCCATAA
- a CDS encoding aldo/keto reductase, with the protein MTQKTRIGKTDLWVNPIGLGANAVGGHNIHPNLNDETGREVVRTAFDQGIDFVDTAFFYGPERSEQLIGEVMKERGNRSDIVIATKGAHKFVDGKVEIDNSPAFLTAAVENSLRRLQTDYIDLFYIHFPDEQTPKDEAVGTLKKLKDEGKIRAIGVSNFTIEQLREANKDGYVNVIQDEYNLIKRDKERDLLPYAAENGISFIPYFPLASGLLGGKYTKDSQFTDGRANSPMFQGEAFAANLEKVEQVRQIAEAKQAEVAHVVLAWYLTRDAIDALIPGAKRPDQVLNNLKTLSVRLTPEEIERIDQIFKA; encoded by the coding sequence ATGACGCAGAAGACACGCATCGGCAAGACGGACTTATGGGTTAATCCGATTGGGCTTGGAGCCAACGCGGTCGGGGGACATAACATTCACCCGAACTTGAACGATGAGACAGGCAGGGAGGTCGTCCGTACGGCCTTCGATCAGGGCATCGACTTTGTGGACACGGCGTTCTTCTACGGACCGGAGCGCTCGGAGCAGCTTATCGGCGAAGTGATGAAGGAGAGGGGCAACCGTTCGGACATCGTAATCGCCACCAAGGGGGCGCACAAGTTCGTGGACGGCAAGGTGGAGATCGACAACTCCCCCGCCTTCCTGACCGCCGCCGTAGAGAACAGCCTGCGGCGTCTTCAGACCGACTACATCGACTTGTTCTACATACACTTTCCGGACGAACAGACGCCGAAGGACGAGGCCGTTGGCACGCTGAAGAAGCTCAAGGACGAGGGGAAAATTCGGGCCATCGGCGTATCCAACTTCACCATCGAGCAATTGCGGGAAGCGAATAAGGACGGCTACGTCAACGTCATCCAGGACGAATACAACCTGATCAAGCGCGATAAAGAGCGTGATCTTCTTCCTTATGCGGCGGAGAACGGCATTTCATTCATCCCTTACTTCCCGCTGGCGTCAGGCTTGCTGGGCGGCAAGTATACGAAGGATTCGCAGTTCACGGACGGACGTGCCAACAGCCCGATGTTCCAGGGCGAGGCGTTCGCCGCGAATCTGGAGAAGGTGGAGCAAGTCCGGCAGATAGCGGAAGCGAAGCAGGCCGAAGTGGCCCATGTCGTGCTGGCCTGGTATTTGACGCGGGACGCTATCGACGCGCTCATTCCGGGCGCCAAGCGGCCGGATCAGGTACTGAACAACCTGAAGACCTTATCTGTTCGGCTCACTCCGGAGGAGATCGAGCGGATCGATCAGATTTTCAAAGCATAA
- a CDS encoding XRE family transcriptional regulator, which translates to MAQLLSIGELIQCYRRNRGMTLTQLSELTGIHKGTISKIENGDVKRPQYKTIRPLAETLQIPLETWVELHITVDKRADTLLFLLQDMIQHSGTAELVTTVSRKFLESSGDDSHALVERLYDFAGHVENKEIQYALYQLIVDYSRDHGIMPFLARGLLQVYLIERDDFTRLRSVYESGRHIVQYAQFLTPEDRIVMYYKLSIHAFNLFLYRQSIELGHQVLREAAPDNWFYINALGIIRDSYFYIENYEKSEYYSRLYSQYDYPHIKRYSILMTASLNAKKGKTEVAIEQLTSFLKTCNQDDALLALNQLMKIYLRENRLEEAVQLLSYPVCPQSISTNNPNIISQLAKFYFHRAQYYITVGDIQKGVSDLLESAWYFSKVDDTDNEKECKNKLENLNDALLAKVKELKQKLIHIASQKGKLTDDEVVQISQQLDIYILELQKYYIKQQEKDIARRSS; encoded by the coding sequence ATGGCACAACTACTGTCCATTGGGGAGTTAATACAATGCTACAGACGCAATAGAGGCATGACGCTAACACAATTGTCAGAGCTGACTGGCATACATAAAGGGACCATCTCCAAGATTGAAAACGGTGATGTGAAAAGACCGCAATATAAGACCATCCGTCCGCTTGCAGAAACATTGCAGATCCCGCTAGAAACTTGGGTCGAACTGCACATTACCGTGGACAAGAGGGCGGACACCCTCCTATTTCTGCTGCAGGATATGATTCAGCATTCGGGTACTGCCGAGCTGGTAACCACAGTAAGCAGAAAATTTTTGGAATCCTCCGGCGACGATAGTCACGCCTTGGTGGAACGGCTTTATGACTTCGCGGGCCACGTAGAAAATAAGGAGATTCAATACGCTCTGTATCAACTCATTGTTGACTATTCGCGCGACCATGGCATCATGCCCTTTCTGGCCAGGGGATTACTTCAGGTGTACCTTATCGAACGGGACGACTTCACCAGGCTCAGATCTGTTTACGAGAGCGGCAGGCATATTGTTCAGTACGCCCAATTTTTAACCCCAGAAGACCGAATCGTTATGTATTACAAACTATCGATTCATGCGTTCAATTTATTTCTGTATCGGCAAAGCATCGAGCTCGGCCACCAAGTTCTTCGAGAGGCAGCTCCAGACAACTGGTTTTACATTAATGCGCTTGGCATAATTCGTGATTCTTACTTCTATATAGAGAACTACGAAAAGTCTGAATATTACTCACGACTCTATTCACAATACGACTATCCTCACATCAAGAGATATTCAATTCTTATGACAGCATCGCTCAACGCAAAAAAGGGAAAGACCGAAGTAGCTATCGAACAGTTGACATCATTTCTGAAAACATGCAATCAGGATGATGCCCTTCTGGCGCTGAATCAATTAATGAAAATATATTTGCGGGAAAATCGATTGGAAGAAGCTGTACAACTACTTTCATATCCAGTATGCCCGCAATCCATCAGCACAAACAACCCCAATATCATCTCGCAACTTGCCAAATTTTATTTTCATCGAGCTCAATATTACATTACAGTTGGCGACATTCAAAAAGGAGTATCAGATCTGCTAGAAAGTGCATGGTACTTCTCTAAGGTGGATGATACTGATAATGAAAAGGAATGCAAAAACAAATTAGAAAATTTAAATGATGCATTGTTGGCCAAAGTCAAAGAACTTAAACAAAAATTAATCCACATCGCCAGTCAAAAAGGGAAACTTACGGATGACGAAGTTGTTCAGATTAGCCAACAGCTAGATATTTACATACTTGAGCTGCAAAAGTATTATATAAAACAACAAGAAAAGGACATAGCTAGAAGGAGCAGCTAG
- a CDS encoding DUF4261 domain-containing protein, which produces MTVQQEAAMQSMVEWLADEHELGREPSKIEIAGEFDLHDMHYYIFKYKKTMLGTWLLGVCGGYEAPDDTEHCGHVFSEMQPYDPATAEQEAIAMVEMIREYWMKQAAALEAEQEQSDPSGSKKESSGLFNGFVLLNASECDLEQIKANLLQDWNISCPSAENPEEEKEGTMVFEVEGFTLAVSFVDAPVPDGEAEHYAQGNYLWPEAVEITKTHVAQIILAVFTRSGSPLDSGRMYTKLAASCLKLPNAIGLYSSGTVFQPEFFVQLAEIMKSDDEFPLLNLVHFGLVRTESGVSGYTVGLEHFGKDEIEVLDSQATPAELRDFLIYISAYVVEQDVTLRDGETIGFTAEQKLPITRSEGIYVDGDSLKIEF; this is translated from the coding sequence ATGACAGTCCAACAAGAGGCGGCAATGCAATCGATGGTAGAATGGCTGGCTGATGAACATGAACTCGGCCGCGAACCCAGCAAGATTGAGATCGCAGGTGAATTTGATCTGCACGATATGCATTACTACATATTCAAGTATAAAAAGACCATGCTCGGGACATGGCTTCTTGGCGTCTGTGGCGGCTATGAAGCTCCAGATGACACGGAGCATTGCGGCCACGTGTTCAGTGAGATGCAGCCCTATGATCCGGCTACTGCGGAGCAGGAAGCGATTGCGATGGTCGAAATGATCCGCGAGTATTGGATGAAGCAAGCGGCAGCACTTGAGGCAGAGCAAGAACAATCTGATCCTTCCGGGTCGAAGAAGGAATCATCCGGCCTTTTTAACGGTTTCGTTCTGCTCAACGCTTCGGAGTGCGACCTTGAACAGATCAAGGCCAATCTGCTGCAGGACTGGAACATCTCTTGTCCATCCGCCGAGAACCCCGAGGAAGAAAAAGAGGGAACTATGGTCTTTGAGGTGGAAGGCTTCACCTTGGCCGTTAGCTTTGTCGATGCTCCCGTGCCGGACGGCGAAGCCGAGCATTACGCGCAAGGCAACTACCTCTGGCCGGAGGCCGTGGAGATCACTAAAACGCATGTCGCCCAAATCATATTGGCTGTATTTACCCGCTCCGGCTCCCCGCTGGACAGCGGAAGAATGTATACCAAGCTGGCCGCCAGTTGCTTAAAGCTCCCGAATGCAATCGGGCTTTATTCATCCGGCACCGTCTTTCAGCCTGAATTCTTCGTCCAGTTGGCCGAGATAATGAAGTCGGATGACGAATTTCCTTTATTAAATCTGGTGCATTTCGGCCTTGTCCGAACGGAATCAGGAGTGAGCGGATACACGGTCGGGCTGGAGCATTTCGGCAAGGACGAAATCGAAGTGCTGGACAGTCAGGCAACCCCTGCCGAGCTGCGTGACTTCCTGATTTATATTTCCGCTTATGTCGTAGAGCAGGACGTCACCTTACGAGATGGCGAGACGATCGGCTTCACGGCGGAACAGAAGCTGCCGATTACCCGCTCCGAAGGCATATATGTTGACGGTGACAGTCTTAAAATCGAATTTTAA
- a CDS encoding helix-turn-helix domain-containing protein codes for MAQILSIGELIQCHRYNRGMTLAQLSELTGIHKGTISKIENGDVKRPEYKTIRPLADTLQIPLETLVELHITVDKRADTLLFVLQDVIQHSGTADLVTKVGRKFLESPSDDSHALVERLYDFTDSLENKEIKLALYQAIVDYSRDHGIMPFLAKGLLQVYLIERDDFSRLRDVYDSGKHIVQFVDFLTSEERITFYYKLAIHAFNLFLYEQSINLCLNVLQEAGEAGREHLYYVNALGILCNSYFYLGDYQRSENFLSLYMHYEYPDVKANAVLMSALINAKKGNSNFAITELRTFLETCSQDAALQAINQLMPLYLQENRLVEARQLIDYPICMESISTNNPNTISQLAEYYYHRAAYFVTLGELNKGVSEYLEGAFHFSRVNDTVQEKECIKQIMCIHLQQNVTMSMSTVEKLKAYYERSAAKENKLEGLV; via the coding sequence ATGGCACAAATATTGTCCATTGGTGAATTAATACAATGTCACAGATACAATAGAGGCATGACATTAGCGCAATTGTCAGAGCTGACAGGCATACATAAAGGGACCATCTCCAAAATTGAAAACGGTGACGTGAAAAGACCGGAATATAAGACCATCCGTCCGCTTGCAGATACATTGCAAATCCCGCTAGAGACGTTAGTCGAACTGCACATCACCGTGGATAAGAGGGCGGACACCCTCCTCTTCGTGTTGCAGGACGTGATTCAGCATTCGGGTACTGCCGATCTGGTGACCAAAGTAGGCAGAAAATTTTTGGAATCCCCCAGTGACGATAGTCACGCCTTGGTGGAACGGCTTTATGACTTCACGGACAGCCTGGAAAATAAGGAGATTAAATTAGCCCTGTATCAAGCCATAGTGGACTATTCTCGCGACCATGGAATCATGCCTTTTTTGGCTAAAGGGTTACTCCAGGTGTATCTTATCGAGCGAGACGACTTTTCCCGGCTCCGGGACGTTTACGACAGTGGTAAACATATCGTTCAATTCGTTGATTTTTTAACCAGCGAAGAGAGAATCACTTTCTACTACAAATTGGCTATACATGCGTTCAATTTATTTCTGTACGAACAAAGTATTAATCTCTGTTTAAATGTTCTTCAAGAAGCAGGTGAAGCAGGTAGAGAGCATTTGTATTACGTAAACGCCCTCGGCATATTGTGTAATTCTTATTTCTACCTTGGAGACTACCAGAGGTCTGAAAATTTTTTATCGCTTTATATGCACTACGAGTACCCGGACGTAAAAGCAAATGCAGTGCTTATGTCAGCATTAATAAACGCTAAAAAAGGAAACTCAAATTTTGCTATCACAGAGCTTAGAACATTTCTGGAAACATGCAGTCAGGATGCCGCACTTCAAGCTATTAATCAGCTAATGCCCTTATATTTGCAAGAAAACCGATTAGTTGAGGCCAGACAGTTGATTGACTACCCGATATGCATGGAATCCATCAGCACAAATAACCCTAATACTATTTCACAGTTAGCTGAATATTATTATCATCGAGCTGCATACTTTGTTACCCTGGGCGAACTCAATAAGGGAGTATCTGAATACCTGGAAGGCGCGTTTCATTTCTCAAGAGTAAATGATACGGTTCAGGAAAAAGAATGTATCAAACAAATCATGTGCATCCACCTGCAACAAAACGTTACCATGTCAATGTCCACAGTGGAAAAATTGAAGGCGTATTATGAACGCAGTGCAGCTAAAGAAAATAAATTGGAGGGATTGGTATGA
- a CDS encoding TerD family protein has product MMQNEIYLRRSRKVIVVPEQSKLPDAQLATAMKNIAALGFTCSPALLAALRTLSEVSFLRWYKALIHSLKKLVGAHVAYRPMYPNFPEQVMEASDAVLFLNAWYHYVTNEVPEMEPITREILRGKTKLEIIELGSEEHFRQLMRELMQANTSISDTDKQDLAWVMEHDQDIDALLPDAIPHKEQVGFIVAALLRSGKADVTRIQRYVRTATDVLRLAVAWSDGDVSLAASTPFRKFTRAERRLLLGLLEQCPHPAEDMLRCRHRWVRLGEILHPSEYKSRYPRCQEAFDVLRNNRPYATFGHRLEESLRYFDTDQAVEQLLEQPGEFARRLDHLLRLEGAEAGWIASFFASVADRVATPVLLQVMTHFKYRPYANELRLFFPKGNVAKAFSSPDTRPPVAPDACAAVVEVCEETLLARFAKLPALGNVYLDPQLQNYMVPFSQRSASKSLRTLVRGSKLAMPAGETIRFFLWWKEGVSDGKATGRTDIDLSAVLYDDAWNYKEHISYTNLRSARYKAAHSGDIVSAPHGACEFIDIDIPTVLQYGGRYIVATLHSFTGQAYSELPECFAGWMMRQHPKSGEVFDPATVVDRLDLTANTQIAIPAILDLAERTVIWCDLALTRNPQFYNNVEGHQTGMVAMGKAMTTAAKPNLYELFRLHALARGQLVEREEEAQTVFSVQRGITPFDLEDIMGAFLAS; this is encoded by the coding sequence ATGATGCAGAACGAGATTTATTTGCGCAGAAGCCGAAAAGTAATCGTGGTACCGGAACAATCCAAGCTTCCGGACGCGCAGTTGGCGACGGCAATGAAAAATATAGCCGCACTCGGCTTCACCTGTTCCCCCGCGCTGCTTGCGGCTCTTCGCACGCTGTCGGAGGTTTCGTTTTTGAGATGGTACAAAGCATTGATCCATAGCTTGAAAAAGCTCGTTGGCGCGCATGTTGCCTATCGGCCGATGTATCCGAATTTCCCGGAGCAGGTCATGGAGGCAAGCGATGCCGTGTTATTTTTAAATGCATGGTATCACTATGTGACGAATGAAGTGCCTGAGATGGAGCCGATCACCCGGGAAATTTTGCGGGGCAAGACGAAGCTGGAGATCATCGAGCTCGGTAGCGAGGAGCACTTCCGCCAGCTCATGCGTGAGCTGATGCAGGCGAATACGTCCATCTCGGACACCGACAAACAGGATCTGGCCTGGGTCATGGAGCATGACCAGGACATTGACGCTTTATTGCCGGATGCGATCCCGCATAAGGAGCAGGTCGGCTTTATCGTTGCTGCTTTGCTGCGCAGCGGCAAGGCGGACGTGACTCGCATTCAACGCTATGTGCGGACGGCGACAGATGTGCTGCGTCTGGCCGTGGCCTGGTCGGACGGCGATGTCAGCCTGGCGGCGAGCACGCCCTTCCGCAAGTTCACGCGGGCAGAGCGGCGGTTGCTGCTTGGCTTGCTGGAGCAATGCCCGCATCCGGCCGAAGATATGCTGCGCTGCCGCCACCGCTGGGTGCGTCTGGGCGAGATCTTGCATCCTTCGGAATATAAGAGCCGTTATCCACGATGCCAAGAAGCGTTTGATGTGCTGCGCAACAATCGGCCTTATGCGACCTTTGGCCATCGTCTTGAGGAGTCGCTGCGCTATTTCGATACCGATCAGGCCGTGGAGCAGCTATTGGAGCAGCCGGGTGAATTTGCCCGGCGCTTGGATCATTTGCTTCGCCTGGAAGGAGCGGAGGCGGGCTGGATTGCCTCGTTTTTTGCATCGGTGGCGGATCGGGTGGCGACACCGGTCTTGCTGCAAGTAATGACGCATTTCAAGTATCGCCCGTATGCTAATGAACTGCGGCTGTTTTTCCCGAAAGGCAATGTGGCCAAAGCGTTCTCTTCGCCAGATACGCGGCCTCCCGTCGCGCCGGACGCATGCGCTGCCGTAGTGGAGGTATGCGAAGAGACATTGCTCGCCCGCTTCGCCAAGCTACCTGCTCTCGGGAATGTCTATCTTGATCCGCAATTGCAGAACTATATGGTGCCTTTCTCCCAGCGTTCCGCCAGCAAGTCCTTGCGTACGCTCGTGCGTGGCAGCAAGCTGGCCATGCCGGCAGGGGAGACGATTCGCTTTTTCCTGTGGTGGAAAGAAGGGGTGAGCGACGGAAAGGCGACAGGCCGCACCGATATCGATCTCTCTGCCGTCTTGTATGATGACGCCTGGAACTACAAGGAGCATATCTCTTATACGAATTTGAGGTCTGCGCGCTATAAGGCGGCCCATAGCGGCGATATCGTATCGGCACCGCATGGCGCCTGCGAGTTCATCGATATCGACATTCCTACTGTCCTCCAGTACGGCGGACGCTATATTGTGGCCACGCTGCATTCCTTCACGGGGCAAGCGTATAGCGAGCTGCCGGAATGCTTCGCTGGCTGGATGATGCGTCAGCATCCGAAATCGGGCGAGGTGTTCGATCCGGCGACCGTCGTTGATCGCCTTGATTTGACGGCCAACACGCAGATTGCCATTCCGGCTATACTCGATTTGGCGGAGCGCACCGTCATTTGGTGCGATCTGGCTTTGACCCGCAATCCTCAATTCTATAACAATGTGGAAGGACATCAGACGGGAATGGTCGCCATGGGCAAAGCGATGACTACGGCAGCCAAGCCGAATCTGTATGAGTTGTTCCGGCTGCATGCGCTGGCGCGCGGACAGCTTGTCGAGCGGGAAGAGGAGGCGCAGACCGTATTTTCGGTCCAGCGTGGAATCACTCCGTTCGATTTGGAGGACATTATGGGAGCGTTTCTGGCTTCGTAG
- a CDS encoding aspartyl-phosphate phosphatase Spo0E family protein yields MYSDDILHKINGLRQKLIHVANQKGKFTDDEVVQVSQQLDIYILELQKYYITQQEKVIARRSS; encoded by the coding sequence GTGTACAGTGATGATATTCTCCATAAAATTAACGGACTTCGACAAAAATTGATCCACGTTGCCAATCAAAAAGGGAAATTTACAGACGACGAAGTCGTTCAAGTTAGCCAACAGCTAGATATTTATATACTTGAGCTGCAAAAGTATTATATAACACAACAAGAAAAAGTCATAGCTAGAAGGAGCAGCTAG
- a CDS encoding VanZ family protein → MHYEIDSFIYVLFFYRKWNKKSKKHLILNSIIYVYMVMVLFVTVMPFTLPFGGTNNLFMETANFIPFRDLMANYSGAARELLLNVIMMMPFGFLYPIAKKKGVLRTVALTFTFSLLIESSQLLSAWWGGLHSRTFDVTDLLTNTFGGLLGYLIFLALRPAVQKILKE, encoded by the coding sequence ATGCATTATGAAATTGATTCATTCATTTATGTTTTGTTTTTTTATAGGAAATGGAATAAAAAATCAAAAAAGCATTTAATCCTGAATTCAATAATATACGTTTATATGGTAATGGTCTTATTTGTTACGGTAATGCCATTTACCTTACCTTTTGGCGGAACGAATAATTTGTTTATGGAGACGGCAAATTTTATTCCTTTTAGAGATTTAATGGCAAATTACAGTGGGGCGGCTAGAGAGCTCCTTTTAAATGTAATTATGATGATGCCATTTGGATTTCTATATCCCATCGCTAAGAAAAAAGGTGTTCTCCGTACGGTTGCATTGACTTTTACTTTTAGCTTACTCATTGAATCTTCTCAGTTACTAAGTGCGTGGTGGGGAGGCTTACATTCAAGAACTTTTGATGTGACTGATTTGCTCACAAACACATTTGGAGGTTTACTGGGCTATCTGATTTTTTTAGCTTTAAGACCAGCGGTCCAAAAAATATTAAAAGAATAA